A DNA window from Tenuifilaceae bacterium CYCD contains the following coding sequences:
- a CDS encoding MFS transporter, which translates to MNKKTIPIFLAFLTMGIADAMGPMSDAVMNQYQLNNVMATLLPFFVFIAFAVFSVPGGLLASRIGKKNLLLLGLGLNALALLVPTVIAPSYMLLLACILILGIGTSFLQVAGNPIMRDVSTIGAYSRNLAFAQGIKGIGSTASAYLVTAVATLVLFKDLGWRAAFPVFFILMALTFVSVLFIKVEETKADVPPSFKSSLGLLKNPVFLMAVIGIFLYVGAEVCMARFLLPLNKAIGMSPENASKYGAPLFFLLLTIGRLVGGVTLTVLNPRNFFRISALMGLIGILLLMAGNPILAIVGVIIGGLGFANIWPLLFSITVEEKPEAANELSGLMCMAISGGAIIPLFMGKMVDMEMNAFAFIVPAICFGYLLFLSLKGAKKVVA; encoded by the coding sequence ATGAACAAAAAAACTATTCCAATCTTTTTAGCATTCCTTACAATGGGTATTGCCGATGCAATGGGCCCAATGTCCGATGCTGTTATGAATCAATATCAGCTAAACAATGTAATGGCAACCCTATTACCATTCTTTGTTTTTATTGCATTTGCAGTGTTTAGCGTTCCTGGAGGACTTTTGGCATCGCGAATTGGCAAGAAAAACCTGTTGCTTTTGGGGTTGGGTTTGAATGCATTGGCTTTACTTGTGCCAACCGTTATTGCTCCTAGTTATATGTTGCTTTTGGCTTGTATTCTTATATTGGGAATTGGTACTTCGTTCTTACAAGTTGCGGGAAACCCAATTATGCGCGATGTTAGTACCATTGGAGCATATAGCCGCAATTTGGCGTTTGCCCAGGGAATAAAAGGAATTGGTAGTACTGCATCGGCATACCTAGTAACTGCTGTTGCTACTTTAGTTCTTTTCAAAGATTTGGGATGGAGAGCCGCATTTCCTGTTTTCTTTATACTGATGGCGTTAACATTTGTATCGGTGCTTTTCATTAAGGTTGAGGAAACAAAGGCCGATGTTCCACCAAGTTTTAAGTCGAGTCTTGGTTTGTTAAAAAATCCAGTGTTTTTGATGGCGGTTATAGGAATATTCCTCTATGTTGGGGCGGAGGTTTGTATGGCAAGATTTCTTTTGCCCTTGAATAAGGCAATTGGCATGTCGCCCGAAAATGCTAGTAAATATGGTGCCCCGTTGTTTTTCCTTCTTCTAACAATTGGTCGTTTGGTTGGAGGAGTAACATTAACGGTGCTTAATCCACGTAATTTTTTTCGAATTTCAGCATTGATGGGATTAATTGGAATTTTACTTTTGATGGCTGGAAATCCTATTTTGGCAATTGTTGGAGTTATTATTGGTGGATTAGGCTTTGCCAATATTTGGCCTTTGCTTTTCTCTATTACTGTTGAGGAAAAACCCGAGGCGGCAAATGAGTTAAGCGGATTAATGTGTATGGCAATATCGGGTGGTGCAATTATTCCCTTGTTTATGGGTAAAATGGTTGATATGGAGATGAATGCCTTTGCGTTCATAGTTCCTGCAATCTGTTTTGGATATTTGCTCTTTCTATCGTTAAAAGGAGCGAAAAAGGTAGTTGCATAA
- the rlmH gene encoding ribosomal RNA large subunit methyltransferase H, with product MKITLILVGKTDKDYFVKAVEEYTKRVSRYCKFEIKVIPELRNTKSMSIDVQMQKEAESILPLIQNAQEIILLDEHGQEFNSVDFARFIEKRMIAGQRDLFFVVGGPYGFAEKVKSVAHSKISLSKLTYSHQLVRLVFVEQLYRAFTIIKGEPYHHQ from the coding sequence ATGAAGATAACTCTAATTCTTGTTGGTAAAACCGATAAGGACTATTTTGTAAAGGCTGTTGAGGAGTATACTAAGCGAGTATCGCGGTATTGTAAGTTCGAGATCAAAGTTATCCCCGAACTTCGGAATACTAAGTCGATGTCCATTGATGTTCAGATGCAGAAAGAGGCGGAGAGCATTCTTCCTCTGATACAGAATGCTCAGGAGATAATTTTGCTCGATGAGCATGGGCAGGAGTTTAATTCTGTTGATTTTGCTAGGTTCATCGAGAAAAGGATGATAGCAGGTCAACGCGATTTGTTCTTTGTGGTTGGGGGACCTTACGGATTTGCCGAGAAGGTGAAAAGTGTTGCGCATTCAAAAATTTCATTATCTAAACTTACATACTCGCACCAGTTAGTACGGTTAGTGTTTGTGGAGCAGTTGTATCGTGCATTTACAATAATTAAGGGTGAACCGTACCATCACCAATAA
- a CDS encoding glutamyl-tRNA(Gln) amidotransferase subunit D: protein MEDIFQGYKGRALEVLKKYNVRVWGKAVVETNRGEFKGTVLPRAENDDDCHIVIKIDTGYNVGIDIFTITSMKEVGYYKATYKIPEKEFPFTPNLPKVKLLGTGGTIASRLDYRTGAVIPAFSPGELYGAVPELADICNLNTEKLFAVFSENMGPEQYKALAIAIGKEIENGIDGIIIGHGTDTLSHTAAALTFMVQNPPVPIVLVGSQRSSDRPSSDAALNLMHAALTAGHSDIAEVMVCMFGPTSDEYGFLHRGTRVRKMHSSYRSTFRTIGNTPLATVSRKDGVKPIVENYNHRRKDRKAKIMPYFEEKVTIVYYYPNMQPDIIDSLVDNGYKGIIIAGTGLGHINKPLYPAIERATKKGVHIYMTVQTLWGYAHMYVYDTGRDLMAKGIIPAENMLPETAYIKLGWALGQTNDPAEVRRLMLTPINAEITEREPYNGYLIYQGGVPEVEEFIRKFRK from the coding sequence ATGGAAGATATTTTTCAAGGATATAAAGGACGAGCACTGGAAGTGCTTAAAAAATATAACGTTAGGGTTTGGGGTAAGGCTGTAGTTGAAACAAATCGTGGCGAGTTTAAGGGAACCGTTCTACCTCGCGCCGAGAACGACGACGATTGTCATATCGTAATTAAAATTGATACTGGCTACAACGTGGGTATCGATATTTTCACAATTACGAGTATGAAAGAGGTTGGCTACTACAAAGCCACCTACAAGATTCCCGAAAAGGAATTCCCGTTCACACCTAATTTGCCAAAGGTTAAACTGCTTGGTACTGGCGGTACAATTGCATCGCGTCTCGACTACCGCACTGGTGCTGTTATTCCGGCATTCTCACCAGGCGAACTTTACGGTGCTGTTCCAGAGTTAGCCGATATTTGTAACCTAAACACCGAAAAACTTTTTGCTGTGTTCAGCGAGAATATGGGTCCCGAACAGTACAAAGCGCTTGCAATTGCCATTGGCAAGGAGATTGAGAATGGAATTGATGGAATTATTATTGGCCACGGCACCGATACCTTAAGCCATACCGCTGCAGCACTAACCTTTATGGTGCAAAACCCTCCTGTTCCTATTGTTTTGGTGGGCTCACAGCGCAGTTCCGACCGACCCAGTAGTGACGCTGCACTAAACCTAATGCATGCAGCCCTAACTGCAGGACACTCCGATATTGCAGAGGTTATGGTTTGTATGTTTGGTCCAACATCCGATGAATATGGATTTCTACATCGCGGAACACGCGTGCGCAAAATGCACTCATCGTACCGCAGTACATTCCGTACCATTGGCAACACACCATTGGCAACAGTTAGCCGAAAGGATGGCGTAAAACCTATTGTGGAAAATTACAATCATCGCCGGAAGGATCGTAAAGCTAAAATTATGCCTTACTTCGAGGAGAAGGTGACAATTGTTTACTACTATCCCAACATGCAACCCGATATTATTGATTCGTTGGTTGATAATGGATACAAAGGAATTATCATTGCAGGAACTGGATTAGGACATATCAATAAACCGCTTTACCCTGCCATTGAGCGCGCAACTAAGAAAGGCGTTCATATCTACATGACCGTTCAAACCCTTTGGGGTTACGCGCATATGTACGTTTACGATACAGGTCGCGACCTTATGGCCAAAGGAATTATTCCTGCAGAAAATATGCTACCCGAAACAGCCTACATTAAGTTGGGTTGGGCTCTTGGTCAAACAAATGACCCTGCCGAAGTTCGCAGGTTAATGCTAACCCCAATAAATGCTGAGATTACTGAGCGCGAACCGTATAATGGATACTTAATTTATCAGGGTGGCGTTCCTGAGGTTGAGGAGTTTATTAGGAAGTTTAGGAAATAG
- a CDS encoding DUF4783 domain-containing protein, with amino-acid sequence MQKVRKMIKLRVYLFTLFLLMISTADALVAEQDPKDVIKKAADAIQVGDAELLSKNFYKTIEIEILSEENFYSQTQAVQLLKNFFEKNKPVKFTISHQGVKDLSAFAIGQLQTKNATYRISIFLKTEDSKSYIHQIRIENDDESSNE; translated from the coding sequence ATGCAAAAAGTAAGAAAGATGATAAAGTTGAGAGTTTACCTATTCACACTATTCCTGCTCATGATTTCGACAGCCGATGCCCTTGTTGCCGAGCAGGATCCAAAAGATGTTATTAAAAAAGCCGCCGATGCCATTCAAGTTGGCGATGCTGAATTGCTTTCGAAAAATTTTTACAAAACAATAGAGATAGAAATTCTTAGTGAGGAAAATTTTTACAGCCAAACACAAGCCGTTCAACTCCTTAAGAATTTCTTCGAAAAAAACAAACCCGTAAAATTCACCATAAGCCATCAGGGCGTTAAGGATTTATCGGCATTTGCCATAGGTCAACTTCAAACGAAGAATGCAACTTACCGTATATCGATTTTCCTAAAAACCGAAGACTCCAAATCGTATATCCATCAAATCAGGATTGAAAACGACGATGAAAGTAGTAACGAGTAA
- the yfkH gene encoding hypothetical protein has protein sequence MTKNRKNGFFFNLKRTTRLNAKWIQRRFQRITTPGLKGVPVVSVIRYFFKGIVNGAITTRASSVAFSFFLATVPTLIFIFTLIPYIPVANFQDQLLSVIKGIMPMHAYQTVEATLIEVVTMKSSGLLSFGFLAALFFSHNGVSSLIDAFNATYHAIETRTFIEQHIIAFLLTMILPFIVILGIAIMFFSEHFLNLLNSWGFLKVNATMSILLFGKWILVVLIFFVGISLVYYLAPAKKEKFRFFSPGALLATILIIITSLGFSFYVNRFGQYNKFYGSLGGLIVFQIWLYFNAFGLILGFDLNASIRSAMNGHRKEINLQIEK, from the coding sequence ATGACCAAGAATCGCAAAAACGGCTTTTTTTTTAACCTAAAACGCACAACAAGGCTAAATGCGAAATGGATTCAACGGCGATTCCAGCGTATTACAACTCCTGGACTAAAAGGAGTTCCTGTTGTTTCAGTAATTCGATACTTCTTCAAAGGAATTGTAAACGGCGCAATAACCACCAGAGCATCATCTGTTGCATTCAGTTTCTTTCTGGCTACAGTGCCAACACTAATCTTTATTTTTACACTGATTCCCTACATCCCCGTTGCAAATTTTCAGGATCAACTTCTTTCGGTAATTAAAGGGATAATGCCCATGCATGCCTACCAAACAGTAGAAGCCACTCTGATTGAGGTTGTTACCATGAAAAGCAGTGGATTACTCTCGTTCGGATTTTTAGCTGCACTATTTTTCAGCCATAATGGCGTTAGCTCGTTAATTGATGCATTCAATGCAACCTACCATGCCATTGAAACAAGAACGTTTATAGAGCAGCACATAATAGCATTCTTACTCACCATGATTCTTCCCTTCATAGTAATACTTGGTATTGCCATCATGTTTTTTAGCGAGCATTTTTTGAACCTTTTGAATAGTTGGGGGTTTCTAAAGGTAAACGCTACAATGTCGATTCTGCTATTCGGTAAATGGATTTTGGTTGTGTTGATATTTTTTGTTGGAATATCGTTGGTTTACTATTTGGCCCCGGCAAAAAAGGAAAAATTCCGATTCTTTTCGCCTGGCGCCTTGCTCGCAACCATACTTATAATTATCACCTCCCTAGGATTCTCGTTCTATGTTAATCGGTTCGGTCAGTATAATAAGTTCTACGGATCCTTAGGAGGACTTATCGTATTTCAGATTTGGCTTTACTTCAACGCTTTTGGGCTAATCCTTGGTTTTGACCTAAATGCAAGTATTCGTAGCGCAATGAATGGTCACAGAAAAGAGATTAATCTTCAAATAGAGAAATGA
- a CDS encoding LacI family transcriptional regulator: MKKQRVSLDDIARSVGVSKAVVSLVINGKAEQYGISERTRIRVLDKAKDLNYKPNQLARGLRLGYTNTIGLIVSDISNSFYAAIARNIEDLAASVGSNVIICSTDEDIEKERKLIKLLRNRQVDGIILSSSQENAEELRNYYSDGLPLVLIDRYFENSGIPSVVVDNFNGGKQIAEHLSKSGYQKPMVLTLSTSHISTVKHRIEGYKYAWQQKGAEVDTVEIPFGNISGAVSELLMTRFKQNSMPDCLFAVNNNLATAVLQSCSNLGIRIPEDMALTCFDDLPYFSFIKPSVTAVLQPVSSICTQAFELLMHQIKPDEIVTKEQLNVLPIVLNIRESSRK; this comes from the coding sequence ATGAAAAAGCAGAGGGTTTCATTGGACGATATTGCCCGTAGCGTGGGGGTTTCAAAGGCCGTTGTTTCATTAGTGATAAATGGAAAGGCAGAGCAGTATGGAATTTCGGAACGTACTCGAATCAGAGTACTTGATAAAGCTAAGGATTTGAACTATAAACCAAACCAGTTAGCTCGCGGTTTGAGGCTTGGATATACCAACACTATTGGTTTGATTGTATCAGATATTTCCAATAGTTTTTATGCTGCAATTGCCCGTAATATAGAGGACTTGGCTGCTAGCGTCGGTTCTAACGTGATTATTTGTAGTACCGATGAGGATATTGAAAAGGAGCGAAAATTAATTAAGCTATTACGAAACAGGCAGGTCGATGGAATTATCCTATCATCGTCGCAAGAAAATGCCGAGGAGCTAAGGAATTACTACTCCGATGGGTTGCCTTTGGTGCTAATTGACAGATATTTCGAAAATTCTGGAATACCATCGGTGGTGGTCGATAACTTTAATGGGGGCAAACAGATTGCCGAACATCTATCCAAGTCTGGTTATCAAAAACCAATGGTTTTAACACTTTCAACATCGCATATATCAACAGTAAAGCATAGGATTGAGGGCTATAAATATGCTTGGCAACAAAAAGGTGCAGAGGTTGATACCGTTGAGATTCCTTTTGGAAATATCAGCGGAGCAGTGAGCGAATTGCTAATGACCCGATTTAAGCAAAACTCCATGCCCGATTGTCTTTTTGCGGTAAACAATAACCTAGCAACAGCGGTTTTGCAGTCGTGTAGCAATTTAGGGATTAGAATTCCTGAAGATATGGCCCTAACCTGTTTCGACGATTTGCCTTACTTTAGTTTCATTAAACCTTCGGTTACGGCTGTTTTGCAGCCAGTTTCAAGTATATGCACTCAGGCGTTTGAATTATTGATGCATCAAATTAAACCTGATGAAATTGTCACAAAAGAGCAATTGAATGTTTTGCCAATTGTGTTAAATATCAGGGAATCATCCCGCAAATAA
- a CDS encoding nicotinate-nucleotide diphosphorylase (carboxylating): protein MQYEPFIDSLIDLAIAEDIGDGDHSSLSCIPSNAAGAVQLKMKQAGVLAGVEIARKIYHKLDPLVKLEIYKNDGLDLVAGDIVFRAEGKVHTLLQAERIVLNIMQRMSGVATQTKVYVKRCEGTNAKILDTRKTTPGMRVLDKMAVKIGGGHNHRMGLFDMIMLKDNHIDFAGGIENAIKLANSYIKEKGKTLDIEVETRSLDDIEKVLHIGGVRRIMLDNFTVETTKEAVKLINGKFETESSGGITLETIRDYALCGVDYISVGAITHQIKSIDMNLKKV, encoded by the coding sequence ATGCAGTACGAACCTTTTATTGATTCGCTAATAGATTTAGCCATTGCCGAAGATATCGGCGATGGGGATCATTCTTCGCTATCGTGCATTCCCAGCAACGCAGCTGGCGCTGTTCAACTAAAAATGAAACAGGCAGGAGTGCTTGCAGGCGTTGAAATTGCAAGAAAAATATACCATAAACTTGATCCATTGGTGAAACTCGAAATCTACAAAAATGATGGATTAGATCTGGTTGCTGGCGATATTGTATTCCGCGCCGAAGGAAAAGTGCATACGCTGCTCCAAGCCGAGCGTATTGTTTTAAATATTATGCAACGAATGAGTGGCGTTGCCACGCAAACCAAAGTATACGTGAAACGGTGCGAAGGAACCAACGCAAAAATTCTTGACACCCGAAAAACCACGCCAGGAATGCGTGTACTCGATAAGATGGCGGTTAAAATTGGTGGCGGTCATAACCACAGAATGGGACTTTTCGATATGATTATGCTTAAGGATAACCACATTGATTTTGCTGGGGGAATAGAAAACGCCATAAAACTAGCCAATAGTTACATCAAGGAAAAAGGAAAAACGCTGGATATTGAAGTGGAAACCCGTTCGCTTGATGATATCGAGAAGGTTCTTCATATTGGAGGCGTTCGCAGAATCATGCTCGACAACTTTACCGTTGAAACTACCAAGGAGGCTGTTAAACTGATCAACGGAAAGTTTGAAACAGAATCATCGGGTGGGATTACGCTCGAAACAATCAGAGACTATGCCCTTTGCGGTGTTGACTATATTTCGGTGGGAGCAATTACTCATCAAATTAAAAGCATAGACATGAACCTGAAAAAGGTTTAA
- a CDS encoding beta-mannosidase produces the protein MPLIGAWRFRKAGTADEWQLTTIPGTIHTDLYNSGVIPDPFLGCNSMNLGWVDEADWEYTIKFRVDEFFFKNKHVDLVFEGLDTYAEVYLNDSLILNADNMFRKWVIRCDKLLNDGENSIRILFRSALSETRKKSKELPYTLPGGEWAYVRKAAYHFGWDWGPRFVTCGIWKPIYLQSWSDFNIENIQVYTDSIYKGDAYLTAKISVPSGRFQHIEVNVSDGKRVFASVKSKVGSGKNVITVPFRIKKPKIWWSNGLGESYLYNFSFIVEGENAQRTKSINYGIRTIELVQESDSVGKSFYFKLNGVPVFMKGANFIPRQSFLPSASKENFEQLLVDAANSGFNMLRLWGGGAYEEDRFYDLCDSLGILVWQDFMFACSMYPSDSVFLQNVREEATQQVLRLRNHPCIALWCGNNEIDEGWKNWGWKRQFDSVPAIADSIWDGYQKLFHQLLPSVVAKYDAKASYWSSSPQFGWGHNESMAYGDSHYWGVWWGKQPFGKYQEKVPRFMSEYGFQGAPSAHTIKCFSGNGGMPDSTEMRCHQKHPVGYETIDTFMQREGFQPNGIDDWTYYSQITQAIGYRVAIESHRLASPRCMGTLYWQLNDCWPVVSWSSIDYLGHWKAVHYTVRDCYKSVLVSAQVNDSVIVVNAVSDSLQPVSGKITLTILSTLGDTLKQWTKEVLLKPNIAVSVARIENPVKKIDYNKYFIHTRLSLKDKSEFELVSFFGKVGELQVEDPLIVQEITKGDNGGTITLSSKYPAFFVELSSSNPDCRFENNYLHILPGRKYAIKYSGNLDDKLKLKFL, from the coding sequence TTGCCTCTTATTGGTGCATGGCGATTTCGAAAAGCCGGTACTGCTGATGAGTGGCAGTTAACAACCATTCCGGGCACAATTCATACCGATTTATATAATAGTGGAGTTATTCCTGACCCTTTTCTGGGTTGCAATAGTATGAATCTAGGTTGGGTTGATGAAGCCGACTGGGAATACACTATAAAGTTTAGGGTTGATGAGTTTTTCTTTAAGAACAAGCATGTTGATCTTGTTTTTGAAGGATTAGATACCTACGCAGAGGTTTACTTGAACGACTCATTGATTCTGAATGCTGACAATATGTTTAGAAAATGGGTTATTCGTTGCGATAAGTTGCTGAATGATGGTGAAAATAGCATCCGGATTTTATTTCGATCGGCGTTAAGCGAGACAAGGAAAAAATCAAAGGAGTTGCCCTACACCTTACCTGGCGGGGAATGGGCTTACGTTCGCAAAGCGGCCTATCACTTTGGTTGGGATTGGGGGCCACGTTTTGTTACCTGCGGAATTTGGAAGCCTATATACTTGCAGTCGTGGAGCGATTTTAACATTGAAAATATTCAGGTTTATACCGATTCAATTTACAAGGGCGATGCCTACTTAACAGCGAAGATCTCAGTTCCTTCAGGTCGATTTCAACATATCGAGGTTAATGTTTCAGATGGCAAGCGTGTGTTTGCATCGGTTAAGTCAAAGGTTGGCTCTGGGAAAAACGTTATTACGGTTCCGTTTAGGATTAAAAAGCCAAAAATTTGGTGGAGTAATGGCTTGGGAGAATCATATCTGTATAATTTCTCATTTATAGTGGAAGGGGAGAACGCTCAACGAACAAAAAGTATAAACTACGGAATTAGAACAATCGAATTGGTTCAGGAATCCGACAGTGTTGGGAAAAGTTTCTACTTCAAATTGAATGGTGTGCCTGTTTTTATGAAGGGGGCGAATTTTATTCCAAGGCAAAGTTTTCTTCCATCTGCATCAAAAGAGAATTTTGAACAATTGCTTGTTGATGCTGCAAATTCGGGATTCAATATGTTGCGTTTGTGGGGTGGGGGAGCCTACGAGGAGGATCGTTTTTACGACTTATGCGATAGCCTTGGTATTTTGGTTTGGCAGGATTTTATGTTTGCTTGCAGCATGTATCCTAGTGATTCTGTTTTTTTACAAAATGTTAGGGAGGAGGCAACTCAGCAGGTTTTACGGTTGCGAAACCATCCATGCATTGCGCTGTGGTGCGGCAATAACGAGATTGATGAGGGCTGGAAAAACTGGGGATGGAAACGCCAGTTCGACTCCGTACCTGCAATTGCCGATTCAATCTGGGATGGGTATCAGAAGTTATTCCACCAATTGCTTCCATCGGTTGTCGCTAAGTACGATGCCAAGGCCAGTTACTGGTCATCGTCGCCACAGTTTGGCTGGGGACACAACGAGAGTATGGCTTACGGCGATTCCCATTACTGGGGTGTTTGGTGGGGCAAACAGCCATTCGGAAAATACCAGGAGAAAGTACCCCGCTTTATGAGCGAGTACGGTTTTCAGGGGGCACCATCGGCTCATACTATCAAGTGTTTCAGCGGTAATGGAGGAATGCCTGATTCAACCGAGATGCGATGCCATCAGAAACATCCTGTAGGGTACGAAACTATCGATACATTCATGCAGCGCGAGGGTTTTCAGCCTAACGGCATTGACGATTGGACATACTACAGCCAAATAACCCAGGCCATTGGCTACAGGGTGGCCATTGAATCGCACCGATTGGCTTCGCCACGTTGTATGGGAACACTTTACTGGCAGTTGAACGATTGTTGGCCAGTAGTTTCGTGGTCGAGTATCGACTATTTGGGGCATTGGAAGGCGGTTCACTACACTGTTCGTGATTGTTACAAATCGGTGTTGGTTTCTGCTCAGGTAAACGATAGCGTAATTGTGGTTAATGCTGTTTCGGATAGTTTACAGCCCGTAAGCGGAAAAATAACGTTAACCATACTAAGCACCCTGGGTGATACGTTGAAGCAATGGACTAAGGAAGTTTTGTTGAAACCTAATATCGCTGTATCTGTGGCTCGAATTGAAAATCCCGTTAAAAAAATCGATTATAATAAATACTTTATACACACCCGTTTGAGTTTAAAGGATAAATCCGAGTTTGAATTAGTATCGTTTTTCGGAAAAGTTGGTGAACTACAAGTTGAGGATCCACTGATAGTTCAGGAGATTACCAAGGGCGACAATGGAGGAACGATAACTTTGTCATCAAAATATCCTGCATTTTTTGTGGAGTTAAGCAGCAGTAATCCCGATTGCAGGTTTGAGAATAACTATTTGCATATTCTGCCCGGACGAAAATATGCAATTAAGTATAGTGGTAATTTGGATGATAAACTGAAATTAAAATTCCTTTAA
- a CDS encoding glutamyl-tRNA(Gln) amidotransferase subunit E codes for MAKKTNTPKQFDPQKNYLATMKAIGYVSRSNATPEDYRRIGFKSGLEVHQQLKTQKKLFCRCPAGIFHENNDYHAEIIRHMRPTLSEMGEYDGTALMEFKTKKEVIYRINNKTTCTYEIDDTPPFPVNREALEIALEISLLCKMSIVGEVHITRKQYLDGSIPTGFQRTAILGVGGQLQLKNKKVNLIQLSIEEDACREISDIGHQRIYKTDRLGMPLIETVTHPECLTPDELREAGDYIRFLNRSTGKVRTGIGAARQDTNVSCEGGTRVEIKGVSHSKWLPELSHNECFRQWALLNIRKILLERIANPTSWALRHIEIDAYSHNLEHDLAQKYSDNGYKLIAIALPAFHGILSHFTQPGKSFTNELSDRLKVIACVEKPNITSDEDLMNPLSEQDAIKLASLLKASEDDAIVLIWGPKEDIPTALDVIDERCRMAFEGVPRETRRPLDDGTSLFERVLPGADRMYPDTDSAPIPLEDSYIKKLSENLPVDIWQRIQQLTSMRIPEDTHKYILRRNLVPIIEEISNMGFSARFVGTLLGHNLKCIEGHIPMHKDFNYRRIVEMFAFLSKQKLHQSLSKLMLPVIYQHPNMDFNSVLTSINFKKRTVDELTAPVDYLIEKFKEIRVTKGDSPNIVVNWVMGQLNRQALGNADLKELRKRIEERVNS; via the coding sequence ATGGCCAAGAAAACTAACACTCCTAAGCAATTCGACCCCCAGAAAAATTATTTGGCTACTATGAAGGCTATAGGCTATGTTAGCCGTAGCAACGCCACTCCTGAGGATTACCGTCGGATTGGATTCAAATCAGGTCTTGAGGTACACCAGCAGCTTAAAACGCAAAAAAAATTGTTTTGCCGTTGTCCTGCGGGCATTTTCCACGAGAACAATGATTACCATGCGGAAATTATCCGTCATATGCGTCCAACTCTGAGCGAGATGGGTGAGTACGATGGTACTGCGCTAATGGAGTTTAAAACTAAGAAAGAGGTTATTTACCGCATAAACAATAAAACAACCTGCACATACGAGATTGACGATACCCCACCATTCCCCGTTAACCGTGAGGCATTGGAAATTGCGCTTGAGATATCGTTGCTCTGCAAGATGAGTATCGTGGGCGAGGTTCATATCACCCGCAAGCAGTACTTGGATGGATCAATCCCAACGGGTTTTCAACGCACAGCAATTCTCGGCGTTGGTGGACAACTTCAACTCAAGAACAAAAAAGTAAACCTTATTCAACTTAGTATTGAAGAGGATGCTTGCCGCGAGATTTCGGATATTGGACATCAACGTATATATAAAACCGACCGTTTGGGTATGCCATTGATAGAAACCGTTACCCATCCCGAATGCCTTACACCTGACGAGCTCCGTGAGGCAGGCGATTATATCCGATTCTTAAACCGTAGCACAGGAAAAGTTCGTACAGGAATTGGCGCTGCACGTCAGGATACGAACGTTAGCTGCGAGGGAGGTACACGTGTTGAGATTAAGGGAGTATCGCACAGCAAGTGGCTGCCTGAACTATCGCACAACGAGTGTTTCCGCCAATGGGCGTTGCTAAATATCCGTAAGATATTACTTGAACGCATTGCTAATCCTACAAGTTGGGCATTACGTCACATTGAGATCGATGCTTATTCTCACAATTTAGAGCACGATCTTGCCCAGAAGTACTCCGATAACGGTTACAAACTTATTGCAATTGCACTGCCCGCATTCCACGGCATTCTGTCGCACTTTACACAGCCCGGAAAAAGTTTCACCAACGAACTAAGCGACAGGCTAAAGGTTATTGCTTGCGTTGAAAAACCCAACATTACCAGTGATGAGGACTTGATGAATCCCCTATCGGAGCAAGATGCGATTAAACTGGCATCGTTACTAAAAGCATCGGAAGACGATGCAATTGTTCTAATTTGGGGTCCAAAAGAGGATATTCCAACTGCGCTAGACGTTATTGATGAGCGCTGCCGTATGGCATTTGAGGGTGTTCCACGCGAAACGCGCCGTCCGCTCGATGATGGTACCTCTCTTTTTGAGCGTGTGCTACCCGGAGCAGACCGTATGTACCCCGATACCGATTCAGCACCAATTCCTCTAGAGGACTCATATATCAAAAAGTTAAGCGAAAATCTGCCTGTTGATATTTGGCAGCGAATTCAGCAACTTACCAGTATGCGAATCCCCGAGGATACGCATAAATACATTTTACGCAGAAACCTTGTCCCCATTATCGAGGAGATTTCCAATATGGGATTCTCCGCAAGGTTTGTGGGAACTTTGCTTGGACATAACCTAAAGTGCATTGAGGGGCATATTCCAATGCATAAGGATTTCAATTACCGACGAATTGTTGAGATGTTTGCTTTCCTTTCGAAGCAAAAGTTGCATCAATCCTTATCAAAATTGATGCTTCCGGTTATTTACCAGCATCCGAATATGGATTTTAACTCCGTGCTTACCAGCATCAACTTTAAGAAACGTACAGTTGATGAACTAACCGCTCCTGTTGACTATCTGATTGAAAAGTTCAAGGAGATTCGGGTTACAAAAGGCGACAGCCCCAACATAGTTGTAAATTGGGTAATGGGACAGCTAAACCGTCAGGCCTTGGGTAACGCCGATTTAAAGGAACTCCGTAAGCGAATTGAGGAGAGGGTAAATAGTTAA